Proteins encoded in a region of the Thermoanaerobaculia bacterium genome:
- a CDS encoding cupin domain-containing protein, whose translation MSAELPTAAVKRAEEVEKKVVAAGKATEVQVLVGPGDGAPNFALRRFIMGEGGGMPLHTNLVEHEQYVLAGRARMTVGDTVHEVAAGNTLYIPAGMPHSYTVLEAPFEFLCVVPNSPDRIDILEAAC comes from the coding sequence ATGAGCGCAGAGCTGCCGACGGCCGCGGTGAAACGGGCCGAAGAGGTCGAGAAGAAGGTCGTGGCCGCCGGCAAGGCGACCGAGGTGCAGGTGCTGGTCGGCCCCGGCGACGGCGCGCCCAACTTCGCGCTGCGGCGCTTCATCATGGGCGAAGGCGGAGGTATGCCGCTGCACACCAATCTGGTCGAGCACGAGCAGTACGTCCTCGCCGGCCGGGCGCGGATGACGGTCGGCGACACGGTCCACGAGGTCGCGGCCGGCAACACCCTCTACATCCCGGCCGGCATGCCGCACTCCTACACCGTTCTCGAGGCGCCGTTCGAGTTTCTCTGCGTCGTCCCGAACTCGCCCGACAGGATCGACATCCTCGAAGCCGCTTGCTGA
- a CDS encoding DoxX family membrane protein, translating to MNPAIAFLDRLHARARASPLLYRVVLATRCLFAMAFIPTGWVKFMGHRFTQISVESPVGAFFEAMYQTGGYWQFLGATQVVAGLLMLVPRAATLGAIVFFPVALNIFVITVALDFRGTPLVTGPMLFAAAALLAWDWDRLRGIVTSSPPVLAAAEGERWPRIAGLGPAWERAAYVAGTAAGLAIFGSVRGLVGASGAKAGFAAGLLAALVALAGAVRAVRSGRRARVPRDRIAYDSPPRS from the coding sequence ATGAACCCTGCGATCGCCTTTCTCGACCGACTGCATGCCCGGGCGCGGGCGAGTCCGCTGCTCTACCGGGTGGTCCTCGCGACGCGCTGTCTCTTCGCCATGGCCTTCATCCCGACCGGCTGGGTGAAGTTCATGGGCCACCGCTTCACCCAGATTTCGGTCGAGAGTCCGGTCGGCGCCTTCTTCGAGGCGATGTACCAGACCGGCGGCTACTGGCAGTTCCTCGGCGCGACGCAGGTCGTGGCCGGGCTCCTCATGCTGGTGCCGCGCGCCGCAACCCTCGGGGCGATCGTCTTCTTTCCGGTGGCGCTGAACATCTTCGTCATCACGGTGGCGCTCGACTTCCGGGGCACGCCGTTGGTCACCGGCCCGATGCTCTTTGCCGCCGCCGCGCTCCTCGCCTGGGATTGGGATCGCCTGCGCGGGATTGTGACGTCGTCGCCGCCGGTGCTCGCCGCCGCGGAGGGCGAGCGCTGGCCTCGTATCGCTGGACTGGGCCCCGCCTGGGAGCGCGCCGCCTACGTCGCCGGCACGGCAGCCGGGCTGGCCATTTTCGGTTCGGTCCGCGGCCTCGTCGGCGCTTCCGGTGCGAAGGCCGGCTTCGCGGCGGGCCTGCTGGCTGCGCTCGTGGCGCTCGCCGGAGCGGTCCGGGCAGTGCGGTCCGGGCGCCGTGCTCGTGTTCCGCGGGACAGGATCGCGTACGATTCTCCTCCACGAAGCTGA
- a CDS encoding EamA family transporter, producing the protein MTGGALVAFAGNSWLCRAALRSQAIDPASFTAVRLTSGAVVLGLLLFARPLRPGAPRLAGGWASAAALFAYAIAFSLAYVELSAGVGALILFGFVQITMLVGGLLSGHRLTRYDGAGLALALAGLGWLTLPGVAASAAGERAPPLAALGMAAAGVAWGIYSLRGRNERAAPLAVTAGNFARATPLALAMLLAMLALPLVGWTTSSPHASLGGIALAVFSGALTSGVGYAIWYAALPGLRPLSAGLVQLGVPVLTALGGVLLLSEELGARLVLSGLLVLSSIALAVAGPRPVAPAKR; encoded by the coding sequence CTGACCGGCGGCGCGCTGGTCGCCTTCGCCGGCAACTCCTGGCTGTGCCGGGCGGCGCTGCGTTCGCAGGCGATCGATCCGGCGAGCTTCACCGCGGTGCGGCTCACGAGCGGCGCGGTGGTCCTCGGGCTCCTGCTGTTCGCGCGGCCGTTGCGGCCCGGCGCCCCCCGCCTCGCCGGCGGCTGGGCCTCGGCTGCGGCGCTCTTCGCCTACGCCATCGCCTTCTCGCTCGCCTACGTCGAGCTCTCCGCCGGCGTCGGGGCGTTGATCCTCTTCGGCTTCGTGCAGATTACGATGCTCGTCGGCGGCCTGCTCTCCGGGCATCGCCTCACCCGCTACGACGGCGCTGGCCTGGCGCTCGCGCTCGCCGGACTCGGCTGGCTCACTCTGCCAGGCGTCGCGGCTTCCGCGGCAGGAGAGCGTGCGCCGCCGCTCGCGGCGCTCGGCATGGCTGCAGCTGGCGTCGCCTGGGGGATCTACAGTCTGCGCGGGCGAAACGAACGAGCGGCGCCGCTGGCGGTCACCGCCGGAAACTTCGCGCGCGCGACACCGCTCGCGCTCGCCATGCTCCTCGCCATGCTCGCACTGCCGCTAGTGGGGTGGACGACATCTTCCCCGCACGCGAGCCTGGGGGGTATCGCCCTCGCCGTGTTCTCAGGTGCGCTCACCTCGGGAGTCGGCTACGCGATCTGGTACGCGGCGCTGCCCGGGCTCAGGCCGCTCTCGGCCGGGCTGGTGCAGCTCGGCGTCCCGGTGCTCACGGCTCTGGGCGGAGTGCTGCTGCTTTCCGAAGAGCTCGGCGCCCGGCTGGTGCTCTCGGGCCTGCTGGTCCTCTCCAGCATCGCGCTGGCTGTCGCGGGCCCGCGACCCGTCGCTCCCGCGAAGCGGTAA
- the lepA gene encoding translation elongation factor 4, protein MPPASHIRNFSIIAHIDHGKSTLADRILERTGAVTQREMHAQLLDDMDLERERGITIKARAVRLDYRAKDGETYVFNLIDTPGHVDFSYEVSRSLAACEGALLIVDAAQGVEAQTLANAYLAVNGGLELLPVINKIDLPSADIDRAKEQVEQVIGIDASNAVLTSAKTGIGIDELLERIVSDIPPPVGDPEAPLKALLFDSWYDTYRGVACFIRVIDGTLKRGDKIKFVAAGRVYTVEELGTYHPKPREVQELSVGEVGYVYANIRDLIQAKIGDTVTHPDRPTLDPCPGFMEVKPMVFAGLFPVVSEDYEDLRDAVDKLRLNDASFTFEPESSTALGFGFRCGFLGLLHMEIIQERLEREFNLALITTAPGVRYRVNISNGTQIEISSPAQLPDLSRVESIEEPYIKATMVTRDEYVGGILALSQDRRGIQRSLQYVSSDRVLIEYDFPLAEVIHDFYDKLKSVSRGYASFDYELSDYREGDVVKLDVLINSEPVDALSIMVHRQKAHPKGKALVDKMKELIPRQLFEVILQAAIGSKIVARSTVKALRKDVLAKCYGGDISRKRKLLEKQKEGKKRMKSVGNVEIPQEAFLAVLKVED, encoded by the coding sequence ATGCCTCCGGCCTCCCACATCCGCAACTTCTCGATCATCGCGCACATCGATCACGGCAAGTCGACACTCGCCGATCGCATCCTCGAGCGTACCGGCGCGGTGACGCAGCGCGAGATGCACGCCCAGCTCCTGGACGACATGGACCTCGAGCGCGAACGCGGCATCACCATCAAGGCGCGCGCCGTTCGACTCGACTACCGGGCGAAGGACGGCGAGACCTACGTCTTCAACCTGATCGACACCCCCGGGCACGTCGACTTCTCCTACGAGGTGTCGCGCTCGCTCGCCGCCTGCGAGGGGGCGCTGCTCATCGTCGACGCGGCGCAGGGGGTCGAAGCGCAGACGCTGGCCAACGCCTACCTCGCCGTCAACGGCGGACTCGAGCTTCTGCCGGTGATCAACAAGATCGACCTGCCGTCGGCGGACATCGATCGCGCCAAGGAGCAGGTCGAGCAGGTCATCGGCATCGACGCCTCGAACGCGGTGCTCACCTCGGCCAAGACCGGCATCGGCATCGACGAGCTCCTCGAGCGCATCGTGAGCGACATTCCGCCGCCGGTCGGCGATCCGGAAGCGCCGTTGAAGGCGCTGCTCTTCGACTCCTGGTACGACACCTATCGCGGCGTCGCCTGTTTCATCCGGGTCATCGACGGCACACTGAAGCGCGGCGACAAGATCAAGTTCGTCGCCGCCGGAAGGGTCTACACGGTCGAGGAGCTCGGCACCTACCACCCGAAGCCGCGCGAGGTGCAGGAGCTGTCGGTCGGTGAGGTCGGTTACGTCTACGCCAACATCCGCGACCTGATCCAGGCGAAGATCGGCGACACCGTCACCCACCCCGACCGCCCGACGCTCGACCCCTGTCCCGGCTTCATGGAAGTGAAGCCGATGGTGTTCGCCGGCCTCTTCCCGGTGGTCTCCGAGGACTACGAAGACCTGCGGGACGCGGTCGACAAGCTCCGTCTGAACGACGCCTCGTTCACCTTCGAGCCCGAGAGCTCGACGGCGCTGGGTTTCGGTTTCCGCTGTGGCTTCCTGGGGCTGCTGCACATGGAGATCATCCAGGAGCGCCTCGAGCGCGAGTTCAATCTGGCTCTCATCACGACGGCGCCGGGCGTGCGCTACCGCGTCAACATCTCGAACGGCACCCAGATCGAGATCTCGAGCCCGGCGCAGCTGCCGGATCTGTCGCGCGTCGAGTCGATCGAGGAGCCCTACATCAAGGCGACGATGGTCACCCGCGACGAGTACGTCGGCGGGATCCTCGCGCTGTCGCAGGACCGGCGCGGCATCCAGAGGAGCCTCCAGTACGTCTCGTCGGATCGCGTCCTGATCGAATACGACTTCCCGCTCGCCGAGGTCATCCACGACTTCTACGACAAGCTGAAGTCGGTGTCCCGCGGCTACGCCTCGTTCGACTACGAGCTCTCCGACTACCGCGAGGGCGACGTCGTCAAGCTCGACGTGTTGATCAACAGCGAGCCGGTGGATGCCTTGTCGATCATGGTGCACCGCCAGAAGGCGCACCCCAAGGGGAAGGCCCTGGTGGACAAGATGAAGGAGCTCATCCCGCGCCAACTCTTCGAGGTCATCCTGCAGGCGGCGATCGGCTCGAAGATCGTCGCGCGATCGACCGTCAAGGCGCTGCGCAAGGACGTTCTCGCCAAGTGCTACGGCGGCGACATCAGCCGCAAGAGAAAGCTCCTCGAGAAGCAGAAAGAGGGCAAGAAGCGGATGAAATCGGTCGGCAACGTCGAGATCCCGCAAGAGGCCTTCCTGGCGGTGCTCAAAGTCGAGGACTGA